One genomic segment of Thermovibrio guaymasensis includes these proteins:
- the nuoF gene encoding NADH-quinone oxidoreductase subunit NuoF, whose protein sequence is MMEKLLLRNVDKENSHTIDVYLSGGGYRAFKKALKEMTPDDVVEEVKISGLRGRGGAGFPTGMKWEFAAADVKEPKFFVCNADEGEPCTFKDRVIIEKDPHALIEGMLIGAYATGCRYGYIYIRGEYPIGRKILERAIAEAYERGFLGENILGTDFSFDLYVHSGAGAYICGEETALIESLEGKRGEPRIKPPFPVNAGYLWKPTVVNNVETLANVPLIIERGGKWYSQIGSPDCPGPKLFPVSGKVKRPGVYELPMGTPLEEIIFEHAGGIVKDRKLKAVFPGGASSSVLTSEEINVPMDFPSLAKAGTMLGSGAIMVLDETDCIVKATLRLTEFFRHESCGKCTPCREGTDWLVRILRRIEEGKGSEDDLDVILSISETMENSFCGLGMAAHNPAASTVRKFKDEYLLHVKLGRCPFRSV, encoded by the coding sequence TTGATGGAAAAGCTTTTGCTCAGGAACGTTGATAAGGAAAACTCCCATACCATAGATGTCTACCTATCGGGCGGCGGGTATCGGGCCTTTAAGAAGGCCCTTAAAGAGATGACCCCAGATGACGTGGTAGAGGAAGTTAAGATAAGCGGACTAAGGGGTCGTGGAGGAGCAGGTTTTCCCACAGGTATGAAGTGGGAGTTTGCGGCTGCAGACGTTAAGGAGCCCAAGTTCTTTGTCTGTAACGCCGATGAAGGGGAACCCTGTACCTTTAAGGATAGGGTAATAATTGAAAAGGATCCCCACGCCCTGATTGAGGGAATGTTAATCGGTGCCTATGCAACAGGGTGCCGCTACGGGTACATCTACATAAGGGGTGAATACCCTATAGGGAGGAAGATTTTAGAGAGGGCAATAGCTGAGGCTTACGAAAGGGGTTTTTTAGGAGAGAACATATTAGGAACTGACTTCTCCTTTGACCTTTACGTTCACAGCGGTGCAGGAGCCTACATCTGCGGTGAAGAAACTGCACTTATTGAGTCGTTGGAGGGGAAGAGGGGAGAGCCAAGGATAAAGCCTCCCTTTCCCGTTAATGCAGGTTACCTGTGGAAACCTACAGTAGTTAACAACGTGGAGACCCTTGCCAACGTTCCTCTAATAATTGAAAGAGGAGGAAAGTGGTACTCCCAGATAGGTTCTCCAGACTGCCCTGGTCCGAAGCTCTTTCCGGTTAGCGGGAAAGTTAAGAGGCCTGGGGTTTATGAGCTTCCTATGGGAACTCCTTTAGAGGAGATAATTTTTGAACATGCCGGAGGGATAGTTAAAGATAGGAAGCTAAAGGCGGTTTTCCCGGGAGGAGCCTCAAGCTCCGTTTTAACCAGTGAGGAGATAAACGTCCCTATGGACTTTCCTTCCCTTGCTAAGGCAGGAACAATGCTCGGTTCAGGGGCAATTATGGTTCTTGATGAGACGGACTGTATAGTTAAGGCTACCCTCAGGCTAACTGAGTTCTTCAGACACGAATCCTGCGGTAAGTGTACTCCCTGCCGTGAGGGAACAGACTGGCTGGTTAGGATTTTAAGGAGGATAGAAGAAGGTAAGGGAAGTGAGGATGACCTTGATGTTATCCTCTCTATCTCTGAGACTATGGAAAACTCTTTCTGCGGTCTTGGAATGGCAGCTCACAACCCAGCTGCCTCAACGGTCCGGAAGTTTAAAGATGAGTACCTTCTGCACGTTAAACTTGGAAGATGCCCCTTTAGGAGTGTCTAA